One stretch of Roseimicrobium sp. ORNL1 DNA includes these proteins:
- a CDS encoding response regulator transcription factor yields the protein MKQKKTVVIVEDDPGLREQLLLVLKSAHDIECLYAVNSGEEAVRLIPTNPPDVVLMDIQLPGMSGIDCVAVLKKSLPDLEFIMLTVYEDAERIFRALKAGASGYLVKSSAPEKLFEAIRDVHSGGAQFSAHIARRVVQYFHGPAKPAQETEKLSPRESEVIELLASGYIYKEIADKLGIGTETVRTYVKNICAKLRVKNRTEAVAKHFS from the coding sequence ATGAAACAAAAGAAGACGGTCGTGATTGTCGAAGATGATCCAGGACTGCGCGAGCAACTCCTGCTGGTGCTCAAAAGCGCCCACGACATCGAGTGTTTGTACGCGGTGAACTCGGGCGAAGAAGCGGTGCGACTGATCCCCACCAATCCTCCCGACGTGGTGCTGATGGACATCCAGTTGCCCGGGATGTCCGGCATTGATTGCGTGGCTGTGCTCAAGAAAAGTCTGCCGGATCTGGAGTTCATCATGCTCACTGTCTATGAGGACGCGGAGCGCATCTTCCGCGCGCTCAAGGCGGGCGCGAGTGGCTATCTGGTGAAGTCGAGTGCGCCGGAGAAATTGTTCGAGGCGATACGGGATGTGCATTCCGGTGGTGCGCAGTTCTCGGCACACATTGCGCGAAGAGTGGTGCAGTACTTTCACGGCCCCGCGAAACCGGCACAGGAGACGGAAAAGCTCTCACCGCGCGAGAGCGAAGTGATCGAACTGCTGGCCTCAGGATATATCTACAAGGAGATTGCCGACAAGCTGGGCATTGGCACCGAAACGGTGCGCACCTATGTCAAAAACATCTGCGCCAAGCTGCGGGTGAAGAACCGCACCGAAGCGGTGGCGAAGCATTTTTCCTGA
- a CDS encoding sensor histidine kinase, translating into MLSLPPPASVSSLTPFGRQAWCWLVAPLLWSGWTVALPGADSTPSTPTAPAPVEMLVDGKPFSTSQGGNRVPALPKAVSFRLGKSAQQDPEGCRRMRFKLDGVDEDWRQIGSEMGLMVRFADSAGDQVWQRLFPVDGISAGWRGEVESSTFTPRSETVRVPPGATSVTVAISSSGPPTAMGIYAVRALKVTGASPSGTHLVYQTSSGSSVGEQASITQGWGRSGTRPSMAKVVSASEGEAFCILDDDPGAHAEWNLLRAGAPRVEPGEMLTVEWSEMYDIGMGNRFDVNYGHLNPGTYTFWSEELDATGKSLTAPRQLFFVVLQPFWKSAWFWVAVLILGGLLLWLVCRAVIRRRIHQHLARLEQERLVEQERLRIARDLHDDLGARLTHISLMSGLAENEPQSAASRESFQRISGMARELVTALYQTVWTVNPEHDHLEALVNYLCQLTQTFCDTAQIRCRIHSCEVPGERPVSSEVRHNVTLTVKEALHNAIKHAAATEITVRMEFTDPRLTILVTDNGRGFDSQTVAPGNGLENMTRRMKTLGGTVSFQSTPGDGTTVRFEVPIPSAPSRRAFSSPAT; encoded by the coding sequence GTGCTTTCGCTTCCGCCTCCGGCATCCGTTTCGTCACTCACGCCATTCGGGCGTCAGGCATGGTGCTGGCTGGTGGCACCGCTGCTGTGGAGCGGGTGGACTGTCGCTCTGCCGGGCGCGGACTCGACTCCGTCCACGCCGACTGCACCCGCACCCGTGGAGATGCTGGTGGACGGCAAGCCTTTCTCCACCTCTCAAGGCGGCAACCGCGTCCCCGCGCTCCCCAAGGCTGTCAGTTTCCGGCTTGGCAAATCTGCCCAGCAAGATCCAGAGGGATGCAGGCGCATGCGTTTCAAACTGGACGGAGTGGATGAAGACTGGCGCCAGATTGGAAGTGAGATGGGCCTCATGGTGCGGTTTGCCGACTCTGCAGGAGACCAGGTGTGGCAACGGCTCTTTCCCGTGGACGGCATCAGTGCGGGGTGGCGCGGCGAGGTAGAGTCCTCCACCTTCACCCCACGAAGTGAAACCGTGCGAGTGCCTCCCGGCGCTACATCGGTGACCGTCGCGATTTCCTCCTCCGGCCCACCCACGGCCATGGGGATCTACGCGGTACGAGCGCTGAAAGTCACGGGCGCTTCGCCCTCGGGCACGCACCTTGTCTATCAAACCAGCTCAGGCTCCAGCGTTGGAGAGCAGGCTTCCATCACGCAGGGCTGGGGACGCAGCGGCACCCGCCCCTCCATGGCCAAGGTGGTATCCGCGAGCGAGGGCGAGGCCTTCTGCATCCTGGATGACGATCCCGGCGCGCATGCGGAGTGGAATCTGCTGCGGGCCGGAGCGCCGCGCGTGGAGCCCGGCGAGATGCTCACCGTGGAATGGTCGGAGATGTATGACATCGGCATGGGCAATCGCTTCGATGTGAATTACGGCCACCTGAATCCCGGCACGTACACCTTCTGGAGTGAGGAATTGGATGCTACTGGCAAGTCACTCACGGCACCCCGTCAGCTTTTCTTCGTCGTGTTGCAGCCATTTTGGAAAAGCGCGTGGTTCTGGGTCGCCGTCTTGATCCTTGGCGGCCTGTTACTCTGGCTGGTGTGCCGCGCGGTCATCCGGCGGCGCATTCACCAGCATCTCGCACGCCTCGAACAGGAGCGCCTGGTGGAGCAGGAACGCCTGCGCATCGCGCGCGACTTGCATGATGATCTCGGAGCACGATTGACCCACATCTCTCTGATGAGTGGCCTCGCGGAGAATGAACCGCAGAGCGCTGCTTCACGGGAGAGCTTCCAGCGCATATCCGGCATGGCACGTGAACTGGTGACCGCGCTCTATCAAACCGTGTGGACGGTGAATCCCGAGCATGATCACCTGGAAGCGCTGGTGAACTATCTCTGCCAGCTGACGCAGACCTTCTGCGATACCGCTCAGATCCGCTGCCGCATTCACTCCTGTGAAGTGCCCGGTGAGCGCCCCGTCTCCAGCGAAGTGCGACACAATGTTACCCTGACTGTGAAGGAAGCGCTGCACAACGCCATCAAGCATGCCGCAGCGACGGAGATCACCGTGCGCATGGAGTTCACCGATCCGCGCCTCACCATCCTGGTCACCGATAATGGACGCGGTTTTGATTCCCAGACGGTGGCTCCAGGCAACGGGCTCGAGAACATGACCCGTCGCATGAAAACACTGGGCGGCACCGTTTCCTTCCAAAGCACACCTGGCGACGGCACCACCGTCCGATTCGAAGTCCCCATCCCCTCTGCGCCTTCCAGGCGAGCATTCTCTTCTCCCGCGACGTAA
- a CDS encoding DUF1549 domain-containing protein — protein MKSLLLPILCFTAGSAFAAGVDGEADARRAALKFFENEVRPVLVSRCFECHAEKKQKGGLRVDSLGYLTTGGESGTALVPGNPGKSLLIQVVRHEVEDLKMPPKEKLTDKEIAVLEQWVKLGAPWPDSEKSEALTEARDKYGFTEANRKYWAFQPVSNPKPPVVKGTWARTDIDRFIAKKHEELGLTPAPEASRQELVRRLYFNLHGLPPTREQADAFVNSKDPQAYEKLVDELLASPRYGERWAQHWLDLTRYAESDGYNQDALRPAAWTYRDYVIKSLNADKPYDQFVREQLAGDEMDLKNPEVLVATSYLRAPIYEYNQRDARGQYEVILTDMTDNAGELFLGLSMGCARCHDHKFDPILQEDYYRLRAFFSPVRWRDDMKLATDAQKEEYAKALAKWEAATADIRSQIDAIIEPMIQKNIDNAYKRFQADIRAMVDKKPEEREPQDWQFSYFCERQMAYERERFDALKSIKKPEEKERYLALVKELEKFNDIKPAPLVDAFVATDASAKGPPNLLKTRKGEKDVPPGFLTLVEPEVPTIQPMANSTGRRTALANWIVRPENQLSTRVITNRVWHYLFGRGLVATPNDFGKLGEVPSHPELLDYLTQRFLKGGWSLKKLQREILLSATYKQTAHRAVPDVAAKIDPANKYLWRFNPRRLDAEQARDAMLAASGELDLQGGGPSTDGNGLRRSIYTIKKRNNQTELLRSLDAPAGFASTSERQSTTTPTQALLMVNGDWTLARAKKLASRVSSIEDVWQYALGRAPSAKEIRLAEGFIDKRMSEQEVPPAPTPEELANASQFKENTPQERLVASTDEKEGDEFTVEAVVKLDSIDAAASVRTIASRWNNGHDGVEDFGWSIGVTGEKSRFKPRNLIIQLVGEDENRNLAYEPIASDLRLELGVTYHVAVDVSCTTHTVTFRVKQVGKPNAPELTSVVPHAVRSGLGKGDSDLVIGGVAKRAPSHQWDGRIESARVVRGHLPEAALNPDADQWAVPAIAAWNAKNGPVTPLKWADADRKGESADPRQQALADLCHVLLNANEFLYLH, from the coding sequence ATGAAGTCACTCCTTTTGCCGATTCTCTGCTTCACCGCCGGTTCCGCGTTTGCTGCGGGCGTCGATGGGGAGGCAGACGCCCGGCGTGCCGCCCTGAAGTTCTTTGAGAATGAGGTCCGGCCGGTGCTGGTGAGCCGGTGCTTTGAATGCCATGCGGAGAAGAAGCAGAAGGGTGGCCTGCGCGTGGATAGCCTGGGATACCTGACCACGGGTGGGGAATCGGGCACAGCCCTGGTACCGGGAAATCCTGGCAAATCCCTCCTGATTCAGGTGGTCCGCCATGAGGTGGAGGACCTGAAGATGCCGCCCAAGGAGAAGCTCACGGACAAGGAGATTGCCGTGCTGGAACAGTGGGTGAAGCTCGGCGCTCCTTGGCCGGACAGTGAGAAGTCGGAGGCTCTGACCGAGGCGCGGGACAAGTACGGATTCACCGAGGCGAACCGGAAGTACTGGGCCTTCCAACCAGTTTCCAATCCCAAGCCGCCTGTGGTCAAAGGCACGTGGGCCCGGACGGACATCGACCGGTTCATTGCCAAGAAGCATGAGGAACTGGGCCTTACGCCAGCGCCCGAGGCAAGCCGACAGGAGCTGGTGCGCCGTCTTTACTTCAACCTGCATGGCCTGCCACCCACACGCGAGCAGGCGGATGCGTTTGTAAACAGCAAGGACCCCCAGGCTTATGAAAAGCTGGTGGATGAATTGCTCGCCAGCCCCCGCTACGGCGAGCGCTGGGCTCAGCATTGGCTGGACCTCACGCGCTATGCGGAAAGCGACGGTTACAATCAAGATGCCTTGCGCCCCGCTGCCTGGACGTACCGCGACTATGTCATCAAGAGCCTCAACGCGGACAAGCCCTATGACCAGTTCGTGCGCGAGCAGCTCGCCGGAGATGAAATGGATCTGAAGAATCCAGAAGTGCTCGTCGCCACCTCCTATCTTCGCGCGCCCATCTATGAGTACAACCAGCGCGATGCGCGTGGGCAGTATGAAGTCATCCTCACCGACATGACGGACAATGCCGGGGAACTGTTCCTCGGCCTCAGTATGGGGTGTGCCCGCTGCCATGACCACAAGTTCGACCCCATCCTCCAGGAGGACTACTACCGGCTCCGTGCCTTCTTCTCCCCCGTGCGCTGGCGCGATGACATGAAGCTCGCGACAGACGCGCAGAAGGAAGAATACGCCAAGGCGCTGGCGAAGTGGGAGGCTGCCACGGCAGACATCCGCTCGCAGATCGATGCGATCATCGAGCCGATGATCCAGAAGAACATCGACAACGCCTACAAGCGTTTCCAGGCGGACATTCGCGCCATGGTGGACAAGAAGCCGGAAGAGCGCGAGCCGCAGGACTGGCAGTTCTCCTATTTCTGCGAGCGGCAGATGGCCTATGAACGCGAGCGTTTCGATGCACTCAAGTCCATCAAGAAGCCTGAGGAGAAGGAGCGCTATCTCGCACTCGTGAAGGAGCTGGAGAAGTTCAACGACATCAAGCCTGCACCGCTGGTCGATGCCTTCGTCGCGACGGATGCTTCGGCAAAAGGGCCACCGAATCTGCTGAAGACGCGCAAGGGTGAGAAGGACGTGCCGCCCGGCTTCCTCACGCTCGTCGAGCCGGAAGTCCCGACCATCCAGCCCATGGCAAACTCCACGGGCCGCAGGACCGCGCTGGCGAACTGGATTGTCCGGCCGGAGAACCAGCTCTCCACCCGGGTGATCACGAATCGTGTGTGGCACTACTTGTTTGGCAGAGGGCTGGTGGCCACACCCAATGACTTCGGCAAGCTCGGGGAAGTTCCCTCGCATCCCGAGTTGCTGGACTACCTGACGCAGCGCTTCCTCAAGGGAGGATGGAGCCTCAAGAAACTGCAGCGGGAAATCCTGCTCTCCGCCACGTACAAGCAGACGGCCCACCGCGCCGTACCGGATGTGGCGGCGAAGATTGACCCGGCGAACAAGTACCTGTGGCGCTTCAACCCACGCCGGCTGGATGCCGAGCAGGCCCGCGATGCGATGCTGGCTGCGAGTGGTGAGCTGGACCTTCAGGGAGGCGGCCCCTCCACAGATGGCAATGGCCTGCGCCGATCCATCTACACCATCAAGAAGCGCAACAATCAAACCGAACTCCTGCGCAGCCTCGATGCGCCGGCGGGCTTCGCCAGCACCTCGGAGCGCCAGAGCACCACCACGCCCACCCAGGCACTGCTCATGGTGAATGGTGACTGGACATTGGCCCGCGCCAAGAAGCTGGCGAGCCGTGTCTCTTCCATTGAAGACGTGTGGCAGTACGCCCTGGGACGTGCTCCTTCGGCCAAGGAGATTCGGCTGGCGGAAGGATTCATCGACAAGCGCATGTCTGAACAGGAAGTGCCCCCTGCGCCAACACCTGAGGAACTGGCCAATGCGAGCCAGTTCAAGGAGAACACTCCCCAAGAGAGACTCGTGGCCAGCACGGATGAGAAGGAGGGAGATGAGTTCACCGTGGAAGCAGTCGTGAAGCTCGACAGCATCGATGCGGCAGCCTCCGTGAGGACCATTGCCTCCCGCTGGAACAATGGGCACGATGGCGTGGAGGACTTCGGCTGGAGCATCGGCGTTACGGGAGAGAAGTCGCGGTTCAAGCCACGCAATCTTATCATCCAGCTCGTGGGTGAGGATGAGAATCGCAACCTCGCGTATGAGCCCATCGCCTCCGACCTGAGACTGGAACTCGGTGTGACGTACCATGTGGCGGTGGATGTCTCGTGCACCACCCACACCGTCACCTTCCGCGTGAAGCAAGTGGGCAAGCCAAATGCGCCCGAGCTCACTTCGGTGGTGCCTCATGCCGTGCGCTCAGGCCTGGGCAAGGGGGATTCCGATCTGGTGATTGGTGGTGTGGCGAAGCGTGCGCCTTCTCACCAGTGGGATGGCCGCATTGAGAGCGCCCGCGTGGTACGCGGACACCTTCCCGAAGCGGCGCTGAACCCTGATGCGGATCAGTGGGCCGTGCCTGCCATCGCCGCCTGGAATGCCAAGAATGGTCCGGTGACTCCGCTGAAGTGGGCGGATGCGGACCGCAAGGGTGAGTCGGCCGACCCGCGCCAGCAGGCGCTCGCCGACCTCTGCCACGTGCTGCTGAACGCGAACGAATTTCTCTACCTTCACTAA
- a CDS encoding DUF1501 domain-containing protein — protein sequence MPCNNFDIPTSRRQFLRRAGCGFGAVALAALMKEPVLGAASPGSPALTRIPQHFGRAKSVIFCFMEGGPSHLDTFDRKPLLNQLAGQQLPPSFKEPVLAMGESGAPLLESRRTWKQYGQSGLWVSDWFQNVAEHADDLTVINSCVSDGINHAGGVCQMNTGSIFGGRPSLGAWVNYGLGSANHDLPGFVVIKDSEGTVVNGVRNWGSGFMPAVHQGVEFGSDAQPIKYLTPPKGVSAKQQRDKLDLLAELNRDYNTTRVDNTELEARIRAYELAYTMQSEAPQAVDLSKESEATKKLYGMDAPETAVYGRNCLLARRLVEHGVRFVQLYSGAGSKWDSHNKLEENHGRLCRAVDRPIAGLLTDLKQRGLLDETLVIWGGEFGRTPMSEQGGGRDHNPNGFTMWMAGGGVKGGQTIGATDELGLYAVQDKMHVHDLHSTILHLLGVDHTQLIYHHKGRPERIDQNEGHVNKAILG from the coding sequence ATGCCCTGCAACAACTTCGACATTCCCACGTCCCGTCGTCAGTTCCTCCGCCGTGCTGGCTGCGGCTTTGGCGCCGTGGCTCTTGCCGCGTTGATGAAGGAGCCTGTGCTGGGAGCTGCCAGTCCAGGGAGTCCTGCCCTGACACGTATCCCGCAACACTTCGGCCGCGCCAAGAGCGTGATCTTCTGCTTCATGGAAGGCGGACCCAGCCACCTGGACACCTTCGACAGAAAGCCACTGCTCAACCAACTCGCTGGCCAGCAGTTGCCGCCCAGCTTCAAGGAGCCCGTGCTCGCCATGGGTGAGAGCGGAGCCCCGCTGTTGGAATCACGCCGCACCTGGAAGCAATATGGGCAGAGCGGGCTGTGGGTTTCGGACTGGTTCCAGAATGTCGCCGAGCACGCAGATGATCTCACGGTCATCAACTCCTGTGTCTCGGACGGCATCAATCATGCCGGTGGCGTCTGCCAGATGAATACCGGCTCCATCTTCGGCGGCCGTCCCTCTCTCGGCGCCTGGGTGAATTACGGCCTGGGCTCGGCGAATCACGACCTGCCGGGGTTTGTGGTCATCAAGGACAGCGAAGGCACCGTGGTGAACGGCGTGCGAAACTGGGGCAGCGGCTTCATGCCGGCCGTGCATCAGGGCGTGGAGTTCGGCTCAGACGCGCAGCCCATCAAATACCTCACTCCTCCCAAGGGCGTGAGTGCGAAGCAGCAGCGGGACAAGCTGGATCTGCTGGCAGAACTCAATCGCGACTACAACACCACCCGCGTGGACAACACGGAGCTGGAGGCTCGCATCCGCGCTTATGAACTGGCCTACACCATGCAGTCAGAGGCACCGCAGGCCGTTGACTTGAGCAAGGAGTCGGAGGCCACCAAGAAACTCTACGGCATGGATGCGCCGGAGACCGCGGTGTACGGACGCAACTGTCTCCTCGCGCGTCGCCTCGTCGAGCATGGAGTGCGGTTTGTGCAGCTCTACAGCGGTGCCGGCAGCAAGTGGGACTCCCACAACAAACTGGAAGAAAATCATGGCAGGCTCTGCCGCGCGGTGGATCGGCCCATTGCGGGCCTGCTCACGGATCTGAAACAACGTGGCCTGCTGGATGAGACCCTCGTGATCTGGGGCGGAGAATTTGGCCGCACACCCATGAGCGAACAAGGTGGAGGCCGCGATCACAATCCCAACGGCTTCACCATGTGGATGGCCGGTGGTGGTGTGAAAGGCGGCCAGACCATTGGCGCCACGGATGAGCTCGGGCTCTATGCCGTGCAGGACAAGATGCACGTGCATGACCTGCACTCCACGATCCTACACCTGCTGGGTGTGGATCACACCCAGCTCATCTATCATCACAAGGGACGCCCTGAACGCATTGACCAGAACGAAGGTCACGTGAACAAGGCGATCCTCGGGTGA